From Symphalangus syndactylus isolate Jambi chromosome 5, NHGRI_mSymSyn1-v2.1_pri, whole genome shotgun sequence:
aggagaatcgcttgaacccaggaggcggaggttacagtgagccaagatcacgccaccacgccactgcattctggcctgggtgacagagtgagactctgtctcaaaaaacaacacaaaaaaaggaacaaaatctaAGTGAAAACTGAAGCCAGCTGGAAAGCAGTTTCTATTTGTCCAGATGAAGCCAGCAGAAGTAACAAGGGAGCCTTCGGTGACCTGGAGCACCATCCCCACTAGCCTGGTGCTGGCCGTGGGGCTGCAGAATTTTAAGGCCCTGCCGGCCTGAGGCCCCATCTCCTCCTTCTATCTTATCTTCCCATGAGAAGGCAGTGAGACAGATGTCTTCACAGTGCCccttcacccactcacccacccatacgctcatctatccatccaacaAGCTGTGTGCCAAGTCCCTGGGGCTGGAACCCAGATCTGGGGCAAAGGTGCAGACCCTAAGCCGAGGCCTGTGGAGGGAGTGGCAGGCCCTGTGGGGCAGGGGTCCTGGCAGGTGTGCTGGGGTCATCCCCATTGTGCCGCTCGCTGGGCTGGAGCTCATACAGGGAGGTGGCCCAGCCTAGAGTGCCCATATCCTCACAGTGAGGCGGTGGCCAGGCTGGCACGGGGCGCTTTCTGCTCAGGAAGGGGGTCCCACGGGTGGGCGCTGTGTCCTTTCTGCTCTTCCTAGGTGAGGAGGGACCACAAAGGAGAGCACAGGGTGGCTTCAGCGGGGGTGGCTGGACACTGGGATGGTCAGCCTGGAGGTCACTTGGCCGTTTCAGCCCCCTGGGCACCCTCCCCAActcctgctggcccaggtgcCCTGGGGtcttcacccccaccccacatacTCCAACACTGCTCTCTCCTCCCCCTGGGGCGTTTCCCTCCCTGCCTGTGCCCGGGTTGAAGGCTGAACCATGCCTGGAGCTCTGCTCTGGtcaagaaatatttgtggaatatctGACCAAAAGGATGCCGCAGCAGCCCTGGAGGCCAGGACCAAGTGGCATGTTTATGGTGCAGATGAGACACTGGGACTCTGAGAGGCCACAGAACTTGCCAAGGGCACTCGGTGGCTGAGGAAGGGGCCGGGTCCCGCCCACTCCAGACTGGCTCTCATTTGGGTGCAAGGGACCTGGTGGCGACGGTGGCTGCACGGGTCTCTGTCCTCATATGCACATCCAGCCATGCAGGCGGGTGTCTGTGGTGGGGCTGGCGTGGGCTGACCTCCAATCTCCCTGGTGCCGACTGCTGAGTTCATCTTCGGGGTTAGCAGTGTTAACTGCCTCCCCGTCACAGCGTCTCAATGCTCCCACAGCGGTGGGGGCCACAGCACAGGGGGCCACCCCTTTCTGAGCCCGAGCAGGGCTCTGGGCAGAAGTCCCAGAGTCCCTCAGTGTCTCTGATGTCCTTCCTTCCAGGCGGGGGTTTCAGGTCTGGTAGTGGTGGCTCTTCAGACCCTTACTCCGCGTCAGCAGTTCCCGGGGCACCATTGCCACCTCCCACGCCAAGGGTCCCTGCTCCAGGTTCTATCCTACTGAGGAGAGTCTTCCCAACAGGAAGCAGGGACCTGAgctctctactccactcctggCCCAGGCATAGTGCCAGGGCCTGACCTTCATGGGGCCTTGTGGCTCCTGGCAGTGACTGAGTAGATGGGGCCAGGACAGGCAGACGCCTGTGGCCTGTGTGTGTGACAGGCCCTGAGTGTGGGACCCATGGGGACAGACAGCCTCTCTGGGGTGAACGCCCACATCCTGAATAGACCTGAGCCTAGAGACCATCAGAGTGCCATCCTGGCACCTTCCCAGGGGTCACCGAACCCTCTGTGGGGCCGTGGAACCACACAGTTGAGCTGTGATGATGCCAAAACCTCAACCTTCACCTTGGCTAGCTACAGGGACCAGCCTCAGGCCTGTTCGGGGACGTGTCGCCATGGCTGGGGCTTTCTGGACTCTACTTCTGGCTTCTGTCTACCTTCTTGTCCTGTCCTTCTTCCCATTGGTGACCCTGTGGGGCAGAGTACACAGCCCACCCCAGCCAGGGAgggttttcttccttcctccttcctctcctgccaACAGGGAGCGTGGGCCAGCAGAGGAGCCTTTCCGGGGTGGGAGGAACAGCAGAGTGAGTGCGTTTTGGAAAGCAGGAGCCTTCTGCAGGCCAAGGGGCTTGTCCCCGAAGTCCTGGGTCTGCCCTGCACAGCTGCAGAGTTGAGCCCCTGCCTCCCAGTGGTTGCTGCACTCATGAACTGGAGCACATAGCAGGGTCTGGGCCAGGCTTGGGTCCCCTCGGTGCGCCCCACCAGCTGGCTTCTCTGAGCCCTGGCTTTGAGGCCACACGGGGCTGTGGCAGCTGCACTGAGGGAGAAGTGGCTGCTGGAGCCCCTGGGGATTCCGCCCCAGCTGCCACAGAAGACCCATCGGCCATTGTCTCTGCCCAGAGGCCTCTGCCAGCGGGGGGTCCCAGGCTGGGGGAGGTTGACAGCTGCTACCTGCTGCTCCCCACCCAGGCAGCAGCTCCGAGCCAGAGAAAGAGCCGGGCTGGGACTCTGGGAGCCTCCGAAGGACAGAGTGGGCCTCGGGACCTCAGAGGAGTTCCAGACGGCTGCAGGAGTGGGAGAAGCAGCAGTTTCTCAAGAAGAGCGAGAAGGCCTGGAccacagcctctgcttcctcttctGGAGAAAAGCCACAGCTCAGCGATGCTGGCTGATAATTTTGCAGCCTCTGTCCCTGGAGCCTGCAGCAGAGGCTGGGAGTTTCGAACGGGTGACAGCAGGTGGCCCCTGAGGCTCTGGGTGGAAAGTGGGGTTGGGAGAAGAGGTTGGATAGTTCAGGGAAAGAGCT
This genomic window contains:
- the LOC129481527 gene encoding uncharacterized protein is translated as MGTDSLSGVNAHILNRPEPRDHQSAILAPSQGSPNPLWGRGTTQLSCDDAKTSTFTLASYRDQPQASALREKWLLEPLGIPPQLPQKTHRPLSLPRGLCQRGVPGWGRLTAATCCSPPRQQLRARERAGLGLWEPPKDRVGLGTSEEFQTAAGVGEAAVSQEEREGLDHSLCFLFWRKATAQRCWLIILQPLSLEPAAEAGSFERPWEPLEAQPATLRDKLRLQKERVDEVRAQQ